The Candidatus Woesearchaeota archaeon genome has a window encoding:
- the sepF gene encoding cell division protein SepF, with protein sequence MANFFSKVGSKIKKSFSRGDEELFEESDKDFVELETAGASGEVKVMVRPYVLSDFADIKEILDALREGNTIAMINIKPLKEKDMIELKRAINKLKKTCDALEGDVAGFGDDYIVATPKFAQIFRTKSTPDIAAEAGDSEE encoded by the coding sequence ATGGCAAATTTTTTCTCAAAAGTCGGCTCAAAGATAAAAAAGAGCTTCAGCCGCGGAGATGAAGAGCTCTTTGAAGAATCTGACAAGGATTTTGTGGAGCTTGAAACAGCAGGCGCATCAGGCGAAGTCAAGGTAATGGTAAGGCCCTATGTCCTCAGTGATTTTGCAGACATAAAAGAAATCCTGGACGCATTGAGGGAAGGGAACACAATCGCGATGATAAACATAAAGCCCTTAAAAGAGAAGGACATGATTGAACTGAAAAGGGCAATCAACAAGCTCAAGAAGACATGCGACGCGCTTGAAGGGGATGTTGCAGGATTCGGCGATGATTACATTGTTGCAACCCCGAAGTTCGCGCAGATTTTCAGGACAAAAAGCACGCCTGACATCGCAGCCGAAGCGGGAGATTCTGAAGAGTAA